The nucleotide window GTCCGCCGCTTGTTTAAGAAGCCGTTGCACAAGCGGGAACTGGATGTCGGTAACCTGGAAAAGACTTTATTGGAAAATATTTTCCATATCAACAAATTTTAGAATTTTATTCGTTTTTTGTTCCATGGCCGATGGGCGTGCCCAAAACCACCACTTCATGGCGTTCCGCGCTCTGCCGGGCAGCGTCCAGCAGACGAGTGGTCGCCAGTGCATCACGAGACAGGACTGGCAGCGGGCCAGCTCCCCGCAAAGCGGCTTGCAGGCGCTGATAGAATTCGATCCAACAGCCGCGCTCCGACGTCACCCGCTCACGTTCGGTGCCGTGCTCGAACCAGCCCCAGCGTCGATGCTCTTCGGTCCCCCAGCGTTCGCCCTCGGTCGCCGGACTCAAACCGGCCAGGGCCTGGGCTTCCTGCCCGTCCAATCCCTCGACGGTGTAACAGCCCTCGGAACCACTGACCCGGAACCGTGGGCGCGGCGCGTTCTGCAGGCAACTGCCACTCAAGTGCGACACCACGCCGTTGGCATGGCTCAGGGACATGAAGAAACCATTGTCGAAAACCTGGCCTGGCTGGCGGTAGTCCAGCTCGGCATACACCCGCACCACCGGTCCGAACAGCTGCAACGCCTGATCCACCAGATGACTGCCCAGGTCACGCAGGAACCCGCCACCGCTGCCCTTGCCGACGGACGTCGGCGAATAACGCTCGACGCTGGACTCGAACCGCTGGACCTGTCCCAGGACGCCGGACGCCAACAATTTGCGCACAGTCAGGAAGTCCGAGTCCCAGCGCCGGTTCTGATACACGCAGAGCGGCACGTTGTGTCGTTCGGCTGCCAGTACCATCGCCTCGGCCTGCGTGGCATCAGGGGCGAACGGTTTATCGCTGACCACCGCCACGCCTCGCTCGATGGCCTCCATCACCACTGCCGGACGACCGTCCAGAGGCGTGGAAACCACTACTACGTCGACGCCGGCCGCCACCAGTTGCTCCAGTGTGTCGAACGCCTGGACATCGGGATGTTCGGTCGCCAGTTGCTGGCGACGCTCAGCGGACCGGGTCACCACGCCCACGAACGTCGCCCCCGGCAAACTGCTGATCAGCGGTGCATGAAAGAACCGTCCACCCTTGCCATAGCCCACCAGTCCGATTCGCATGAAAGCTCCTTGTCCCACCATTGAAATGCGGCCCTGTGGGAGCGAGCCTGCTCGCTCCCACATTTAAAACAGTGATCAGCCGTAGAAACGCGGCCGCTCGGGCAATTGCACCTTGATGATCTGCCCACTGCCCTGCGCCTCGATGCAGGCATCCGCCGCCACCGCCGCGGCGAAGCCATCCCACGCCGAAGGACCGCCCACCTGTCCGGCGCGGACGCCGTCGATAAAGGCCTGCAACTCGACGTCATAAGCGGCGATGAAGCGATCCTTCCAATCCATCAGGATGGCATTGGACAGCTTGGCGTCGCTGCGCAGTTGTACCTGGGACGGCTCCGGCAACTTGGCTATGCCGGTCTCCCCCACCACTTCGCACTGGATGTCATAGCCGTACTGGCAGTTGACGAACACTTCCACGTCGATGCGCGTGCCCTTGGCGGTTTCCAGCAGGACGACCTGGGGATCGCGCAGGTGGGCCAGGGCCTTGCTGGTCTTGCGCGGGAATACCACCTGCACCGACACGTAGTCGTCGGCCAGCAGCCAGCGCAGCACATCCAATTCATGGATCAAAGTGTCGGTGATCGCCATATCGGTCTTGTAGTTCTCGCCCACGCTGGGGTTGCGGTGGGCACAGTGAAGCATCAGGGGCTCACCGATCTGGCCGCTGTCGATCACCGCCTTGAGCGCCCGATAGCCTTCATCGTAGGGGCGCATGAAACCGACCTGCACCAGTCGCTTGCCATGGGCCACCTCGGCCTCGACGATCCGACGGCAGCCTTCTGCCGTGACGGCCAAGGGCTTTTCACAGAACACCGGTTTCCCGGCAGCAATCGCCGCCAGCACGAATTCCTCATGACTTGGCCCCCAGGACGTGACGAGGATCGCCTCGACTTCCGGGGCCTTGATCAGCGCGTGCCCATCGGGATAGACCTCGGCGGTCAGTTTCAGGTCGGCCACCACTTTCGCCGCCTGGGCCAGGTTGATGTCGGTCACCGCCACCACCTGGCTGTTGAGCAAGGTCTGGCTGCAACGACGGATATGGTCCTGGCCGATGGCCCCGGTGCCGATGACGCCAAGCTTCAAAGACATTTGGAACTCCTTGTTGTTGTGATCAGTACTGACGGGCCTGGGCCAGTCGTTCATTGAGGGCCTTGGCGACGGCGTTGGTCCGGGCGCTGGTGGAGACTTGCGCCACACCGACCCGCCACCAGGACAGGTAGCCGTGGATCATGGTCTTGGGCAGGACCTTGATGTCGATCAGGGTCGAGACCGTTTGCCGCCGTGCGTCGGCCAGGGCCGCGTGCAGTTCATCGAGGGTCTTCACCTTGTAGGTCTTGCAGCCGTAGGCCGCCGCGCTCATGGCGAAATCCACCGGCACGAAGCCGCCGTCGAGCTTGCCGGTGTCCGGGTTGCGGAAGCGGAACTCGGTGCCGAAGCTGTCCATCCCGTTCCCCATCTGCAAGTTGTTGATGCAGCCGAACGCCATGTTGTCCAGCAGCACCACGTTGATCTTGCGCCGCTCCTGGATCGAGGTCGCCAGCTCCGAATGCAGCATCATGTAGGAGCCGTCACCCACCAGGGCGTACACCTCTTTATCAGGCTCGGCGAGCTTCACCCCCAGTGCCGCATTCACTTCGTACCCCATGCAGGAATAGCCGTATTCGAGGTGGTAGGTGTTCACGCCCTTGCTGCGCCAGCTGCGCTGCAAGTCACCGGGCAGGCTGCCGGCGGCG belongs to Pseudomonas sp. B21-028 and includes:
- a CDS encoding Gfo/Idh/MocA family oxidoreductase, which translates into the protein MRIGLVGYGKGGRFFHAPLISSLPGATFVGVVTRSAERRQQLATEHPDVQAFDTLEQLVAAGVDVVVVSTPLDGRPAVVMEAIERGVAVVSDKPFAPDATQAEAMVLAAERHNVPLCVYQNRRWDSDFLTVRKLLASGVLGQVQRFESSVERYSPTSVGKGSGGGFLRDLGSHLVDQALQLFGPVVRVYAELDYRQPGQVFDNGFFMSLSHANGVVSHLSGSCLQNAPRPRFRVSGSEGCYTVEGLDGQEAQALAGLSPATEGERWGTEEHRRWGWFEHGTERERVTSERGCWIEFYQRLQAALRGAGPLPVLSRDALATTRLLDAARQSAERHEVVVLGTPIGHGTKNE
- a CDS encoding Gfo/Idh/MocA family protein, producing MSLKLGVIGTGAIGQDHIRRCSQTLLNSQVVAVTDINLAQAAKVVADLKLTAEVYPDGHALIKAPEVEAILVTSWGPSHEEFVLAAIAAGKPVFCEKPLAVTAEGCRRIVEAEVAHGKRLVQVGFMRPYDEGYRALKAVIDSGQIGEPLMLHCAHRNPSVGENYKTDMAITDTLIHELDVLRWLLADDYVSVQVVFPRKTSKALAHLRDPQVVLLETAKGTRIDVEVFVNCQYGYDIQCEVVGETGIAKLPEPSQVQLRSDAKLSNAILMDWKDRFIAAYDVELQAFIDGVRAGQVGGPSAWDGFAAAVAADACIEAQGSGQIIKVQLPERPRFYG